One Halichondria panicea chromosome 3, odHalPani1.1, whole genome shotgun sequence genomic region harbors:
- the LOC135333832 gene encoding tripartite motif-containing protein 2-like gives MAERVTTKEALKKLDAQLECSLCLDTFKQPKLLPCFHVFCKSPCLEKLVTKDGRSLTCPTCRHIVPLSERGVVGLQSDFHIDHLFEIQDAFNKAEDDNNKNCGSCENGRATGYCNDCGDFLCDRCQTAHKFVKLSKNHKLISLDELKAQVTSLVPPKKAVPHCPKHSENALKIYCDTCSTLICMDCTIRIHKDHNYDLVADVLTKHKEELVSSLKPVKEKLDSVHRALKDFDTRAKAIHNQRAAIEANIHKEIDEQHRLLDQRRTELVGELEMLTQQKLKDLAAQRDQVEITQVKLTSCLEYTEGGLKTGTDGEVLEMKSSVIKRVEHFSTEFESNAIQPETKADMELITEGKESLQQAYRNFLQIDHSGSFSLENSHTTGNGLKGATTGETKTVSFQAMTKKNKKSKNKLDLKAELVHIESKDKSKCEVVVVRKHGQYKINYRPMKRGKHELHITVNGDAVRGSPFPIAVAPSPQSFVKPSRVVRGVNSPRGTVSNNKGQLVVVEGATVSVLTPEGEKIQTFGKLNNAYGVTVDKDDNMYVMEYGNHRVNKFSSDGEFVAAVGSQGSGNLQFSSPFGICYNRRDNNLYVPDCNNHRIQVISTELKFVRCFGTQGNGNGQLQNPFCTTFDSANNLYVTDYDYSNHRVQVFTAEGQFLRTFSQKANDQKLSQPWTIAIDSSDTVYVSENGPHHVSVFTSQGAYITTFGGPGTKEGQFNTIYGLSIDRNDSVVVSDQGNKRLQIF, from the coding sequence ATGGCTGAGAGAGTGACTACGAAAGAAGCTCTCAAGAAACTTGATGCTCAACTCGAATGCTCCCTTTGTCTCGACACTTTTAAGCAACCGAAACTCTTGCCTTGTTTTCATGTGTTTTGCAAGTCCCCGTGTCTGGAGAAACTAGTGACCAAGGATGGACGCTCCCTCACTTGTCCCACCTGTCGACACATTGTCCCACTGTCAGAGAGGGGAGTGGTTGGACTGCAATCAGACTTTCACATCGACCACTTGTTTGAGATACAAGATGCTTTCAACAAGGCCGAAGACGACAATAATAAGAACTGTGGCAGCTGTGAGAATGGCAGAGCCACCGGGTACTGTAACGACTGTGGGGACTTTTTGTGTGACAGGTGTCAAACTGCTCACAAATTTGTTAaactttcaaaaaatcataaaCTAATTTCGCTGGATGAACTCAAAGCTCAAGTGACTAGCCTGGTTCCCCCCAAGAAGGCCGTCCCCCATTGTCCCAAACACTCGGAGAATGCCCTTAAGATATATTGCGATACATGCTccactctcatttgcatggacTGCACCATTCGTATCCACAAAGACCACAACTACGACCTGGTGGCTGATGTGCTGACCAAGCACAAGGAAGAACTTGTCTCCAGTCTCAAACCAGTCAAAGAGAAGCTGGACAGTGTACACCGAGCTCTGAAGGACTTTGACACAAGAGCCAAGGCAATCCACAATCAGAGGGCCGCGATTGAAGCCAACATCCACAAGGAGATTGACGAACAACATCGACTGTTGGACCAACGAAGGACAGAGCTTGTGGGAGAGCTAgagatgctgactcagcaaaagCTTAAGGATCTGGCGGCACAAAGGGACCAAGTGGAGATCACTCAGGTGAAACTGACCAGCTGTCTGGAGTACACTGAGGGGGGTCTCAAAACAGGCACAGACGGTGAAGTACTCGAAATGAAATCTTCCGTTATTAAGAGAGTCGAACATTTTTCTACTGAATTTGAATCAAATGCTATTCAACCAGAGACAAAAGCTGACATGGAACTGATCACTGAAGGAAAAGAATCTCTCCAACAAGCTTATCGAAATTTTCTACAGATTGATCACAGTGGTTCATTCAGCTTAGAGAACAGCCACACGACAGGAAATGGTCTGAAAGGTGCTACAActggagaaacaaaaactgtGTCCTTTCAAGCAATGACCAAGAAAAACAAGAAATCCAAAAACAAACTCGACCTCAAAGCTGAACTTGTGCATATCGAAAGCAAAGATAAAAGTAAATGTGAAGTTGTGGTTGTTCGAAAACATGGCCAATACAAGATCAACTATCGCCCTATGAAACGAGGAAAGCATGAACTACACATCACTGTCAATGGGGATGCAGTACGAGGCAGTCCATTCCCAATAGCTGTAGCCCcatcaccacagagcttcGTCAAGCCTTCCCGAGTTGTGCGAGGTGTGAACAGCCCACGAGGCACTGTCTCCAACAATAAGGGTCAGTTGGTTGTTGTTGAAGGAGCTACTGTCTCTGTATTGACACCAGAGGGTGAGAAGATACAAACTTTTGGAAAGCTGAATAATGCGTATGGAGTGACTGTGGACAAAGACGACAACATGTATGTGATGGAGTATGGCAATCATCGTGTGAACAAATTCTCATCTGACGGAGAGTTTGTGGCAGCTGTTGGTAGTCAAGGCAGTGGTAACCTTCAGTTTAGTAGCCCATTTGGAATCTGTTATAACAGAAGAGACAACAACCTGTATGTGCCTGATTGCAACAACCACAGAATACAAGTGATCTCTACTGAACTGAAGTTCGTACGATGTTTCGGTACACAAGGCAATGGGAACGGACAATTACAAAACCCGTTTTGTACAACATTTGATAGTGCCAACAACCTCTATGTGACTGATTACGATTACAGTAACCATCGAGTACAAGTCTTCACTGCTGAAGGTCAATTCTTGAGAACCTTCTCACAAAAAGCTAACGATCAGAAGCTGAGTCAACCCTGGACCATAGCCATCGACAGCAGTGACACAGTGTACGTCAGTGAGAATGGACCGCatcatgtgagtgtgttcaCATCTCAGGGAGCCTACATCACCACGTTTGGTGGACCAGGAACAAAAGAGGGACAGTTTAATACCATTTATGGACTCTCTATTGATCGCAATGACTCTGTTGTTGTATCCGATCAAGGCAACAAGCGACTGCAGATATTCTAA
- the LOC135333137 gene encoding mediator of RNA polymerase II transcription subunit 18-like has translation MAIQQPKPPPNQQLYKFLLFGSVSDSELPSLLHRLKGLADFATCGGIAFIDKEQTYKIEIGNTRSVVRVRQSLDNAEAPLQLIYTGQLDLGDANRPAGPSGEGAGVAGAQLLSEHYLVELSAVTTSGHDNVGMEMRAFAEQLKPYPMEQL, from the exons ATGGCCATACAGCAACCAAAACCTCCTCCAAATCAGCAGCTGTACAAGTTTCTACTGTTTGGCAGTGTGTCTGACAGTGAACTGCCCTCTTTACTGCACCGACTGAAAGGACTGGCTGACTTTGCAACCTGTGGAGGCATAGCATTCATTGACAAGGAGCAAACTTATAAAATTG AAATAGGCAACACTCGCTCTGTTGTTAGAGTTCGACAGTCGCTAGACAATGCCGAGGCCCCCTT GCAACTCATATACACTGGGCAGCTGGACCTGGGTGATGCTAACAGGCCGGCTGGA ccgtcAGGAGAAGGAGCTGGTGTGGCGGGTGCCCAGCTGTTGTCAGAGCACTACCTGGTGGAGTTGTCAGCTGTGACCACATCAGGGCACGACAACGTTGGCATGGAGATGAGGGCTTTCGCTGAGCAACTCAAACCGTATCCTATGGAGCAATTGTGA
- the LOC135333859 gene encoding dihydroxy-acid dehydratase-like, protein MADLHTAGGLPILMKELLDAGLLHGDCLTVTGKTVAENLASVSKASDLTQDVVYPFSKPLSPPGHHITIIKEPYTSLHETPGFFAVILVHSAYKTLFSNVSACLQSGLAPELLYPISKPLSPPGHHITIIKGSLATDSAMLKLCGKVFDKPFKGPAIVFDGEGPAYDAIMGGQVKPGQVLVIRYEGPKGSPGMSEMLSPGSALVGAGLGKTVPLVTDGRFSGASHGIMIGHVTPEAFVGGPIALVENGDMISIDAVNRRVDLEVSKEVLTAQKACWKIPQERQKVKGLLVKYRRSLSSAHTGAVTS, encoded by the exons ATGGCAGACCTGCACACTGCTGGAGGCCTCCCTATACTCATGAAGGAGCTACTAGACGCAGGGCTCTTACATGGTGACTGTCTCACAGTGACCGGAAAGACTGTGGCAGAGAATTTAGCATCTGTCTCCAAAGCATCTGATCTGACACAGGACGTTGTGTACCCATTCTCTAAACCCCTCTCCCCTCCCGGGCACCACATTACCATTATCAAG gagccatatacttctctgcatgagactccaggcttctttgctgtgatcctagtccacagtgcatataaaactctgttctcgaatgtttcagcatgcctccagtctggtttagctcctgagttgctatACCCCATCTCTAAACCCCTCTCCCCTCCCGGGCACCACATTACCATAATCAAG GGTAGCCTGGCAACAGACAGTGCCATGCTGAAATTGTGTGGGAAAGTGTTTGACAAGCCGTTCAAAGGCCCA GCGATTGTGTTCGATGGGGAGGGGCCAGCCTATGATGCCATTATGGGTGGCCAGGTTAAACCAGGACAGGTGCTCGTGATACGATATGAAGGACCCAAAGGAAG CCCTGGCATGTCTGAGATGTTAAGTCCAGGCTCTGCACTGGTTGGTGCCGGCCTGGGGAAGACTGTTCCCTTGGTAACTGATGGACGCTTCAGCGGAGCATCTCACGGGATCATGATTGGTCATGTGACACCCGAGGCATTCGTGGGCGGGCCTATAGCACTGGTAGAGAACGGAGATATGATAAGCATTGATGCTGTCAACAGGAGAGTAGATCTG GAGGTCAGTAAGGAGGTGTTGACGGCTCAGAAAGCTTGCTGGAAGATTCCCCAAGAGCGTCAGAAAGTGAAGGGTCTACTGGTGAAGTATCGACGCTCTTTGTCCAGTGCACATACAGGAGCTGTGACCAGCTAA